GAATCTTATCGGCGGGCAATCCGTGCGAGGCATACGCTACTTCGTCATTCCGGATGACAATCATCCCGGACTCGACCTCCTCGAGCTTCGCTCCCGTATCCGTTAGGAATGCTTGGTCGGACAGCAGCTTGGGATCATGCTCGGCGATGAACTTTAGGCCGGAGCTCAGCTCGCTGCGTCCCATAAACAGATCGCGGATGGAACTGAGCGGGAACGAATGCCCGGATTTGCCGTCTCCGCCTCCGGCTCCCGGAAGGGCGTCTTTTATGAGTAGATTCCCGAGCAGCGCGATCGTCAGTCCAAATAAAAGAATAGGAACGGCGATCATGGCCGCATAGGAGAAAATCAGTTTTTTTCGGATGGACATTGCCTCATGCACCTCATTTCTCTATCATTGTAGCCTGCCCGTTCAAATTTTCTATAAAATAAGCCTGAAAAAAGTATAAATTAGTGTGGTATACATTTGTTTCGCACCTCCGTTATACTACAGTCGAATGCATCCATTTACGCAAAAACCATTGGCAATGGCCTTATATTTAGGAGGATTCTAATGAGCGAGTTGAAGTGGCAGATTTCGAACTGGACGTTTAAGAATACCGAAGAGCAGGAGTGGAAGCCGGCTTTTGTGCCGGGCTGCGTGCATACGGACCTGCTGAAGAATGGCCTTATTTCCGAGCCGTTTGCCGGGACCAACGAGAAGGACCTGCAGTGGATTGATAAAAAAGCATGGGAATACGAATCCGTATTCGACGCCCCGGGCGAACTGCTTGCGCATGCCAAGCTCGAGCTGGTGTTCGAGATGCTGGATACGTACGCGGACGTGTATTTGAACGATGCGCTGATCCTGTCGGCGGACAATATGTTCCGCACCTGGACGATTGATGCGAAGCCTCATGTTCGGGAAAAGGGCAACCGCCTGTACATTCGCTTCCGCTCCCCGATTGAAGAGGGATTGGCTAAGCTTGAGACCTACGGTCCCGGTTTGCCGGCACCTAATGACGACTCCGTTATTGGCGGCCTTGAAGGCAAAAAAGTAAGCGTATTCTCGCGCAAAGCGCCGTATCATTACGGCTGGGACTGGGGTCCGCGGTTTGTCACGAGCGGGCTTGGCAGACCGGTTTATTTGCGAGGCTGGAGCGGCGCGCGAATCACGGATCTGTATATTCAGCAGGATGAAGTGACGGCGGCCGAGGCGAAATTAACCGTTCAGCTTGCGGTGGAATCGGAGAGCGGCGGCGAGTTTGAGCTAAAGCTTCATACCGATAACGGACAGGAATGGACCCGCAAGGTCGTTCTTGAGAGTGGCGCGCAAACGGTTGATTGGCCGCTTACGATTGAACAGCCGAAGCTTTGGTGGTCGCGCGGTCTTGGAGAGCCTCATTTGTATGCGTTTACAGCTGCTCTCTCGCAAGAGCAGGAGGAGCTGGCTCAAGCTTCCGCTGTGACAGGTCTTCGCTGCGTGAAGCTGATTCGCAAGCCGGACGAGCGGGGCTCGTCGTTCTACTTCGAGGTGAATGGTATTCCGGTCTTCGCGAAAGGCGCTAACCATATTCCAAGCGACAGCTTCTTCAGTGAGGTGACCGATGAACGTTACCGCCACGAGATTGCAAGCGCGGTGGAATCGAACTTTAATATGCTCCGCGTATGGGGCGGGGGGATCTACGAGCAGGATATTTTCTACGAATTATGCGATCAGAACGGGCTTCTGGTGTGGCAGGACTTTATGTTTGCCTGCAGCATGTACCCCGGCGATGAAGCGTTCCTGGGCAGCGTGCGCGCGGAGGCGGAGGACAATGTGCGCCGTCTGCGCAACCATCCAAGCATCGCGTTATGGTGCGGCAACAACGAGATTGACACGGCTTGGTCCCAATATGCCGAGAACAGCGGCTGGGGCTGGAAGCAGCTGTACACCGCCGAGCAGCGGGAGCAAATCTGGGCGGATTACGAGGCTGTCTTCCATCAGGTGCTGCCGGAGGTTGTGGCGGCTATGGCGCCGGATATTGAATACTGGCCGTCATCGCCGATGCAGCGCCAGACGGGCAATAGCGAGCAGCATGCGACTAACAGCTCCTCGCATGGCGATATCCATTATTGGGCGGTATGGCATGCCCAAGAGCCGTTCGAGCAGTATAACCAGAATATCGGACGCTTCATGAGCGAGTACGGCTTCCAGTCCTTCCCGGAATACAAGACCGTGCGTGCTTATGCGGAAGAGAAGGATATGGCGCTGGACTCCGAAGTGATGCTGCATCATCAGAAGAATGGCCGGGGCAACTTCCTGATCAAGGATTATGCGGACCGGTATATGAAGCAGCCGAAGGATTTCCCTTCCTTCCTCTATATCAGCCAAGTGCTGCAGGCTGAAGCGATGAAGCAGGCGATTGAGGCTCACCGCCGGAGCATGGATTATTGCATGGGATCGTTATATTGGCAGATCAATGACTGCTGGCCGGTTGCGTCTTGGGCAAGCATGGATTACTACGGCAGATGGAAGGCCGCTCAATACCTGATCAAGAATAGCTTCGCCGATGTTCTCTTGTCCTTCGACCAGAAGGACGACGTGACGAACTTCCATGTGGTATCCGACCTCGGACAGTCTATTGACGCCGTGCTGGAATGGAGCCTGCATGAGCTGGACGGCTGCCTGCTGAAGTCGGGCTCCGAGACGATTGCCGTTGGCGCCCGCTCGGCTAAGCTGGTTCTCTCCCTGTCGGCCGAACAGCTTGGAGAGTTTAATCCTAACGGAACGGTACTGGCCGGACGACTGATTCAGGCTGGCCGGGAGCTGGCAAGCTCCAAGCACTATTTTGTCTACACGAAGGAACTTGCGCTTACGGATCCTGAGATTGCGGTGGAAGAAGTTGCCGGCAGCGAAGGAACGGCATTTGTATTAACGGCTAAGCGGCTGGCCAAGCAGGTCTGGGTGCAAGCGGAGGAGGAAGGAATCTTTACGGATAACTTCTTCGACTTGATTCCGGGGGTCCCCGTAACGGTACAGTTCAAGAAAAAAGCGGCAGACCAAGTGTTGTTCGTCCCTTCATCGCCAGGGAAGGTAACCGTGCAGTCGATGTTTAACTACGCGAAGTAATAAGTAAAAATTAAGATGCCCCCTTGCTGCTTTGGCAAGGGGGCATCTTTTTTGTTGACCGTCGGAGGACGCACATAAGACCCTGGCAGGGTCTTATGTGGCACGGGAATCGGTGGAGAATAATCAATAAGACCCCGCTAGGGTCTTATTGATTCGCAATAGCACAATTTGGTGCCGAAACGGGTGGTATGCAGCAAGATAAGACCCTGAGAGGGTCTTAAGCATGGCAAGAACGGAAGAAAGCCACTCGATAAGACCCCAGCAGGGTCTTATCGATGCTGGAGTGGCAGTCTCGTGCGCCGAAGCAAGCACTGGCATGGAACTTAAGGTCCCTTAGGGACCTTAAGCTAGCGAAAGGAGTAGCTAGTTAGACGGTTAAGGTCCCTAAGGGACCTTAAAGCCGCTGAAGTGGCAGTCTCATGCGCCGAAGCAAGCACTGGCATGGAACTTAAGGTCCCTTAGGGACCTTAAGCTAGCGAAAAGAGTAGCTAGTTAGACGGTTAAGGTCCTTGGGGGACCTTAAAGTTGCCGAAGTGGCAGTCTCGTGCGCCGAAGCAAGCACTGGCATGGAACTTAAGGTCCCTAAGGGACCTTAATTTAGTGAAAAGAGTAGCTAGTTAGACGGTTAAGGTCCTTAAGGGACCTTAAAGCCGCCGAAGCGGCAGTCTCGTGCACCAAAGCAGGCACTGGCATGGAACTTAAGGTCCCTAAGGGACCTTAAAGCCGCCGAAGTGGCAGTCTCATGCACCAAAGCAGGCGCTGGCATGAAACTTAAGGTCCCTAAGGGACCTTAAGCTAGCGAAAGGAGTAGCTAGTTAGACGGTTAAGGTCCTTAGGGGACCTTAAAGCCGCCGAAGTGGCAGTCTCATGCGCCGAAGCAGCCGCAGGCATGGAAGTTAAGTCTTCCAGCTTCTTCTTTAAGGTTCGTCATGCACAGGGGAGCTCGACTTGCGGATACTATTTGTGAAAAACGAAGGGCCGCTTCGCGACGTCATCGCGGTGGTTCTGAAGGAAGCGGGTCTCCCGTTAACCTCCTGAATGTTCGGCTGCCAAGAGGCGTAGATTACAGGCTTTTATAAAAATTTAATGGATCAAGCCTGCCGCCCGGGCAGATAAACGTTCTTAGAACGACCGCCAAAGCCATATATTTGCTATATAAGCTTATTGGGGGGTGTGAGACATGGGGGTATTGATCACAGCCTTACTCGTATGCGCCTCAGCCATGGGGTTTGTGCTATTCCGAAGAAATACGGTGCCTGTCAGCAGCGAAGGTCCCTTTCAGGAAAGGAAGCTGTCGGTTATTATTCCAGCCCGTAACGAAGAGGGAAATTTGCCTTTTTTGCTGGGTTCCCTTAAGACTCAGTCCTATAAACCGTTTGAGATTATTGTGGTAGACGATCATTCGGAGGACCGCACGAAGGCCATCGCGGAGAGCTACGGCGTAAAAGTCGTCTCGAACCCGGAGCTCCCGTCCGGATGGACAGGCAAGAACTGGGCGGTATGGAACGGTTATCTGCAGGCCGAGGGTGATCTGATTCTGTTTTTGGATGCGGATGTCCGCCTGGCGCCCGATGCGGTACGTTCCCTGCTGGCTGTGAGAGAGAAGGAGGGAGGGGTCATCTCGGTTGTTCCTTTTCACGTAGCGGAAAAATTTTACGAGCGTCTGGCGCTTATCCCAAACCTGCTTGGCTTATTTGCCTTTACGTCTCCCATGGAGCGGACAAACCCGGATAAAGGCTTGTACGGTTCCTTTATTCTCGCCACAAGAGAGGATTACGAGCAAGCGAAAGGGCATGAGAGCGTCAAAGGCGAGGTGCTTGACGATCTGAACCTGGGAGCGCGGTTTATTCAGGCCGGAGTGAAAGTGAAGAATTTCATCGGCCGGGGCGTGGTGTCCTTCCGCATGTATCCTGGAGGAATCAAGAGCGAAATTCAGGGCTTCAGCAAAGGAGCGGTGCTCAGCACAAGCAAGCTGCATATCCGGACAACATTGCTCGTAGCCGTCTGGCTGATCGGGCTGATTGCGGCGGAAGCGGCTCCTTTTGTCATTGGAACGTCCGCCTTGGTGCCCCTCGCCGTCGGTTATGTGGTCTACACGCTGCAGATTTATTATTTTGTCCATTATACGGGGCGCTTCGGAATCTGGCTTCCTGCCATTCATCTATTAAGCACCGTCTTCTTCTTGTACATTATGCTTTATTCACTGTATCAGGTGGTGTTTCTGCGGAAGGTGGCCTGGAAGGGCAGAAGCATTGAGGTAGGGGGGCGTGGCAATCCATGATCATCGGATGGACGGCATTAGCGTTTCTGGCGGGTTCCTTGATGTTCTCGTATTGGATCGGCAGAATAAAGAAGCTTAATCTGAAAACCTACGGAGACGGCAATCCAGGCGCAATTAACTTGTGGAAGGCAGCGGGATACGGTTATGGCCTTGCCGGCATTGTGCTGGATTTTGCAAAGGGTTACCTGCCGATGGCCCTGATGCAACACGGCGACTCGGTTACCGGTTTCGGTATTATTTTTCCCGCGGCGGCGGCTATCCTTGGCCATATATTCTCTCCGTTTACCGGCTGGAGGGGCGGCAAGGCAATTGCCGTAACCTTTGGCGTCTGGAGCGGCCTTACCGGCTTTGCGGCATCTCTTGCGTATGCAGTTATTTTGGCGATGCTGCTATTGGTATCCAGACGGCTGAGCAAGGGCAGACCTATCTCCTCGGAAACCGACGCCTTTCACGTTGTGCTGGGGATGCTGCTCTTATCCATCTATCTGGTGCTGGACAATTATTCCTGGCCATATGTACTTCTCGGGTTGATTAACTTTCTTCTGCTGGCCTATTCGCACCGGAAAGAGCTGATAGGCGTTAAGGACACGAACTGAGTTGCTATAAGAAAAAAAGCAATGCCCCTCTGCAGAAATGCAGAAGGGCTTTTTTGCCACATTCTAAGTGTTTATAAGTGTGAACTTTTATTTTTGAGCCTGCGGCTTTTTGAAAGTAAAGGCCTTATGCCAGGTCTTGCCTCCGTCGGAGGATGTATTCAGCACGGCTGCATTGGTTGCGTCCGTCGTGATGAACCAGATATGGCTGGCATCCGATGCGCCAATAAATTGCGTGCCGTAACCCGTGAATTCAGACTTGCCGATTGTCCAGTGCTTGCCGCCGTCCGTAGTTTTCATGATGGTGTTTGGTTTGTCGCAAGCTGAACATTGTCCGCCCATAATCGCGGTTTGCGGATTTACGACATACAAGGTGCCGGGCGCTGAGCTGGTCATGCCTTTAGGAACCGATGCATCGTCCATCGTAAAGCCTGGTGCCGGACCGGAGCCTGCCCCGTTCTTCACGATTGCCGGGAGCCATGTTTTGCCGCCGTCTGCCGTATGGAACAGCGAGTAGGAGGTCTGGGACATGCCGGAGTCTCCGATAAGCTCAATCCAAGCATCGTTTGCCGCTGTAGAACGGATGATCACGTCGTTAGGCGCTGCTTCGGTTTTGCGCGTCATCACGGTATTCCAAGTCTTGCCGCCGTTTCCGGTATGCATGAAGAGAAGTCGGCCGTTCACCACTTGCACAGCCCAGCCGTTGTTCACGTCATGGAAGTAAACTTCGCCGATCTCTTTGCCCGGCGTCTGCAGCTCCGTCCACGTTTTGCCGCCGTCTTTGGTCATTGCATTGCCGCTGAAGGCCGTTTTGTCATTCGTAAAATGGAGGAAGCCATGATTAGGCACAGTACCAGCCTTCGTCCATGATTTGCCGCCGTTAGTCGATTGAATGAGAATCAGGCTTTTGGCATTGCTGTCGCCAATTGTTGCCCACACTTTATTGCTGCTAAGGGCAAAAATCTGATTAATCGGCTTGCTGCCGGAATATTGAAGTCTCCAATGTGCGCCGCCGTCATCGGTTCTTGCGATTTGACCGTTGCCGGCTACCCAGCCCGCCTTCGAATCGGCAAGACGAAGTGCCGTAACATTGCCGATCTGAGCGGTTTGCTCATTAGTGCTGATCGGAGTCGGATTCTCGGAAGTGCTGCCTCCGTTATTGCCTGGCTGCTGCGAGGAAGTGTCCTCCGGTTCCGTGCTAGGCGCATTCGTGCTCGTATTCGTCGAGCCTGTATCCGTATTGTTAGAGTTTGACGTCTGGTTGGTGGGGTTGTTTGACGATGGTGTATTGGCCGAGTTATCAGCCTTCGAACAGCCTGCCATAAGCAGGGTCAAACTGAGCGTTACCAGTAAAACAAGGGTGCTGATTTTTTTCATGATGTTCACCGCCTGGTTTTTTATTAATAGCTTAACCTTCCTCCCCTTAGACGAACCATGTTTCTGCAGAGTTGCAGGGAATTTTAGTAATAAAGTAATTTAGTCATTCGGTAGGGGAGATTCGACAATCAAATGTGGGATTTCGTGTCTCTATATAAAGGATTTTGGAAAATAACGTCGAAATGTAGGGATAAAGACTCATATAAAGGTGCGAAAAAATAGTTCATTAGTCTTTCTTCGTTCGCAGCGTAGAGTCCAAACATCAGGAAGGGAACGATGATGACATGAACGTACGAATGAATAACTCTAGTCTTCCGAAGAAAGCAGCTTGCGCCTTATCGGCTTTCCTGCTTACGGTGCCGCTTGTCGGTGGACAAGCCGTACATGCAGAGCCGGTCAATACGGTGTTGACGCCGGTTACGGGAGATAACGGGTGGCTGAATGCCGGCATGGCGGTGAACGGAGACTCTTTCAGCTTTGACGTTAGCGGAGTATTCCCGCAGTTTACGGGTCCGGTTACCGTAACAGCCTCTTCGAGCAAGTCTAATGTGGCAACTGCTACAACGGCTAATGGCCGAATTGAAGTCCGTGTCAAAGAGCCTGGAGTTACCCGTCTTGCGATCACGGGCAGTGATTCTACCTCGCTTGCTTTAACCGATTACGTAGATCTGAACGTAACTCTCCTTGGAGATACAACGGGGGACGGTCTATTAACCTCAGCCGACGTGCTGTACATCTATAAAGTGATTAATTCCAAGCTTCCCATAACGGATCAAGAGAAAAATAGGCTCGACGTCAACCGCGACGGCGTCATTACGACGGCCGACGCAACCGTTCTGATGAACAGCTATGTCGGCAAGACGCCGGCAACGGGCGGAGTAAAGTTTATTGCCGATCTGAAGGACAGCAATGATGCGCCTTCGGCTGACCGAATTGCCGTTACAGGCACCGTGCATACAGGCAGCACATTAACCGGCGGCTACCGTTATGCCGATCCGGAGAATGACGGGGAAGGAACCTCGCTCTATCAATGGTACCGCGGTACGCTGGCAGACGGCTCCGATAAGACGCCGATTCCCGGTGAAGTTACCACGGCCTATACCGTAAAGGACGTTGATGTCGACCATTATCTCTTCTTCGAGGTTGTACCGGTAGATTCGCGCGGGGCAGCAGGCTCTGCCGTACAAATAGGCACAACCGGGACCGTTCCGGATACTTCGCCGCCTGTCGTAACAGGAACGACGCCGGTTGTTCTTTCGAATGCCGCAAGCCGGACCGAGCAGCTGCGGATAGATTTTAATGAGCCAATCAAAGCGGCAGCAGGCAAAAGCATACATATATACCGTGCGTCGGACAATCAGATGGTGACTACCTACCTGGCATCGGATCCTTCGAAAGTGACAGTTACGGGCAATGCGGCTGTTCTTGTCAATCCGGGTCTTGGCAATGCAACGGCTTATTACGTCACGATTGAAGCAGGCGCCTTTACCGATCTTGTTGGCAATCCGTTTGAAGGTATTTCCGGCAGCTCGGGCTGGGGCTTTACAACCGTAGATACGGAAGGACCGGTTACGGCTGCGTTATCTCCTGTGAACGGAGCGGCAGACGCCAATAAAGCCTCGAGCTTCACCTTGACGCTGGATGAGAACGTACAGGCGGTTAGCGGTAAAAAAATAACGATTCTTAACGCAGATCAAAGCGAGCTTGTCTCCTATGACGCTGCGGATACAACGAAAGTGACGATCAGCGGCAAGTCGGTGACGATTCATAATCCGGGCTTGGCCGAGACGACGTCCTATTCCATCGAAGTGGAGGCGGGGGCGTTGACCGACCTTAGCGGTAATGATTTTGCGGGAATCAACGGTACGGATTGGTCGTTCGCCACGCCGGATACGATAGCGCCTGTTCTTCAGGCAACAACGCCGGCCGATGACGCTTCAGGCGTAGACCGGACGGCTTCGATCTCGATGGTATTCTCGGAGTCCGTACAGGCGGTAAACGGCAAGACCGTGCGTATTTACCGGGCTTCCGGCAACAGTCTGATCAAGACTTATAACGTCACAGACACAAGTGCCGTTCAGATTAATGGCGATACAGTAACGCTGCTTAACCCGAACCTGGCCGACGGTGCTGATTTCTATGTAGAAATCGATGCGGGAGCCTTCAGGGATGCGGCCGGTAACGTCTATGCCGGACTGCAAGGAATATTGGCATGGAATTTCTCCACGCCGGATACGATAGCGCCGGTTGTGAGCAGCTTGAATCCTACGGATAATGGTACGGGCGTAGAGCTCTCGGATGAGCTTACCGTTACGTTCAGTGAACCGGTTATACCGGTTAACGGCAAGACGGTGAAGATTGTTAATGCCAAGGATCAAACCGAGTTTGCCGTTTATACCTTTGGCAGCGATTCGGAGGTATCGGTTAACGGCGACACGCTGACGATTCAGCATGCCCCGTTTGATGCGTTGAAAGGTTATATTATTCAGATTGAAGCGGGAACAGTGAAAGATGCGGCAGGAAACGGCTTTGCGGGGATCACGGATTGGAATTTTACGTCAAAGGATACTCGTGAAATGCTGGCTGTCGAAGACCCTGGTGTGCCGCTCTTAGAAAGCGAATTAAATTCCGGAGCTTTCGTAACGCTGACGCTTGACGGAGATACATTCCTGGCTGATGCGGATGACGATGATTTTGTCTTGAACCATGCACCGGCGGGCTTATCGATTATCGGTGCGGGAGTATTTCCTGATGGATCGGCTTATGTCATGTTCGATTACGACGGAACGGATTTTGATGCGGATATTACGGATTTCTCGGTTACCGCATTATCTTCGGCTGTCGCAAGCGGTCAGGCGATTACCTCGCAGAACCTGACGATTAAGGCGGAGGTTGAGCCGGATATAATCAGCACGGTTCCTGCAGCGGGAGCAACCAAGGTGAAAAAGGCGGATCCGCTTACAATGACCTTTGACAAGAACATTACGGCTGCAGCAGGGAAAAAGATTACGATCTACAAAAAATCCGATAACAGCATTGTCCAGACGATAGATGCGGCTGACGGATCCAAGGTATCCGTGAACGGTTCAACCGTCACGATTCAGCATAATGCTTTCACGGCTAATACGGAGTATTATGCGGTGGTCGAAGCGGGAGCTTTCGTGGATGCCAGCCTGATCGGGAACAAAACGGTCAACGCCTTTGCCTTCAAGACAACTTCGGTTGAAATCGTGCCGGAGATGTACATTTCAGAGTTTTTGAAGGGTACGGGGGCTTACGACATGGCTGTCGAGCTGTATTATCCGGAGCGGGCTCCGGGCAGCAATCCTGTTACCGGGGAAACGTACTCGCTGTGGCTTTATCACTATGACACGGTAAGCCATACAACCGTCGTTAGCAGTGAGAAGCTTACTGCGCCGGCGTATAAAAACACGGTTTATATTTATATCGACCGAGCATTCTATAGTTTCTTTGATGTCACTCATACAACGTATTACAACGAAGAAGTTCAATTCAACCAAGGTGCCAACCGCATTCTGAAAGGGATTGTTCTGAAAAAGGGCGATCAGGTGATTGATGTATTGGGTGATCCGAACGAGACAGGTACAGGCGGTTTATTAGACAGTCCTAAAACCCTTGTCCGAAAATCCGGGGTGAACGGTGCGTCTATAGAGTTTGACAGCGATCAATGGGACACCTATCCAGCTAATTCCTTTCAGTTCATGGGCAAACACACGCCATAATACCACCTTGGAGGCTTATCATGACCTTACAACAGAAGATGACTAAACCTTACTTAATGTTTGTACTGGCCCTTACCCTGCTGCTGGGCGGATTGTCCTTTGGCAGCACCCGCGCGCAGGCTTCGGCAGGCGTGCCGGTCCAGCTGAAGATTGGCGACGTATCGGTTAATACCGGCGGGACAGTGGATGTTCCGGTATCGATCAAGCAGCCGGAAAGAGGAATCGGCTCGTATAACGTCCAGCTCAATTACGACCCCAAAGCCCTCGAAATCATTAGCGTTAAGCCGAAATACGGCGACGCGAATACGGAGACATGCAGCGAATCGCAGGAAGGCTGCTTTGTCTCCAACTTTGACCAGGAAAACGGATGGCTTCGCGTTATTTGGGTGGATACAACGGGCGGCGACCGGTTGATTAACGAGGCTAAACAGCTGTTTACGATACAAGTGAAAGCAAAACCCGGCTCCGAATCCGCTAAGCAGACGCTGACTGTCGATGCGGAAGATCCCGCCAGCCTGACCTTTACGGACGGGGATATGCACACTTTGCCTGTGGCGGTAACGGAAGGCGAGATTACGGTGTATCCAAATCTGCCGATCGATACCGGTAAAGTAAAGGTGATTGTGGACGGCAAGGAGCAGGGCGAATCGGCTACGCTGTCAAGCGTTGTCGTTAATGGCCGGGTTGTTACGACTATCAGCGTGGATAATGAGAAGGTTGCCGAGCAGCTGCAACAGAATCAGATCAAGACGTTGACGCTTCCGGTGGAAGGCAGCCGCGAAGTCGTCGTTGGCGAGCTAAACGGACAGCTGGTCAAGCTGATGGAGAATAGGGCTGCATCGCTTGTCATCCAGACCAATCAGGCCAGCTATACATTGTCTGCTTCGCAGCTGAATATCGATCAGGTTGCCGGACAATTGGGTGCGGGGACGGCTTTGCAGGATATTAAGATTCAAGTGACCATATCGGTCATGAAGGATAAACAAAGCGTTGAGCAAGCCGCCGCTAACAGTGAGGCGGATCTTATCGCCACGCCGGTTCAGTTTGAAGTTACGGCAAGCTACAGAGGCAAATCGGTTACGATCGACCGTTTCTCGAATTACGTGAACCGCACGATAGCGATTCCGGACGGCGTTGATCCATCCCATATCACGACTGGAGTTGTGATGGCAGGCGACGGTACGATTACGCATGTACCTACCGTCATTACGCAGTCGGAGGGTCACTACTACGCGCAGATCAACAGCTTGACGAACAGCACGTATGCGGTGGTATGGCATTCCAAAACCTTTGCCGATGTTACGAATCATTGGGCCAAGGCCGACATTAACGATCTGGCATCCCGCATGGTGATCCAGGGCGTATCCGCAGACCGCTTTGCGCCGGACCGCTCGGTAACGCGGGCGGAATTCACCGCGATTTTACTGCGGGCGCTCGGCATTCATGCTCCCAAGGACGATACCAAAGTATCCTTCCGCGACGTGGGTGCGACAGCATGGTACCATGACGCGGTTGTGAATGCCGTATCATACGGTCTTATTACGGGATATTCGGACGGAAGCTTCCATCCGAATGCATCCATCTCCCGTCAAGAAGCGATCGTGATGATTAACCGGTCTTCCGCCATAACCGGTCTGGTACAAGCTTCGGCCAGCGAAACCGCAGGGCTCATCAGCCCGTTCAACGATAAGAAGAACATCGACAGCTGGGCGCTTGCGGCGGTAGCATCAGGAGCAAAGCAAGGCATTGTAAAAGGAACAAACGGCAAGCTTCTGCCGAAGCAGCCGATTACCCGCGCGGAATCGGCCGTAATCATGAAGCGTGTGCTGGTTGCAGCCGGACTTATTAACTCCTAAGCAGATAAGAAAAAAACTATCCCTCGGCTCACTTGGCTGGGGGATAGCTTTTTTCGCTGCATTAAGCCTTTTTCTTAATTGGGATATAGATGTCCATCTGAATTTCCGACAGCTCATGATTACTGCGCTCGTCGTACAGCTCGAACTCCGGCGTACCGGCATGCTCGTAGCCCGAATGAGGGAACCACTCGCCAAAGACGGTCATCCAAGTATTTTGAATCGAGGAGGAGAACTGCTCGCGCGGCACCTTTGGAGTAGTGAACACGGCATATTCGGCCCCGTCGAACTCGCGGCATACAAGACCTTCGCCTTCTACGCCGTCAAAGCTTTCCGCTTCCATACCGATCAGGTAAGAGAAGCTGTCTGAGCCCATATCGAAGTTGTAGCAGATGCCTAGCTCGACCGGGGACTCCTTGTGCACGCGGTTCGGAATATTTTTGTACAGCTCTTTTTGAATATACTCCTGCCAGAAGGCTGGGATCTCTTTATGATTGTCTCCGTTTGCCCGGGTACGGATCTCGTAGCCGATTACCTTGAAGGCAGGTTTGGTTATAATCTTGTATTCCATGCGTATTCCTCCTAAATAGGGATTGTACTTGCGCTGCAGCACGTTCAGCCTGGAGTAGGCAGGAGGCTTGATCTCCCGCTTGCGGTACTCGGCCGGCGTCATTTCGAACATGCGCTTGAAGGCGCGGGTGAAGGTCTCATGATTCTGAAACCCGGTATCGAGAGCAATGTCTATCAGCTTCGCATCCGAATTGGCCACCTGGTAAGCGGATATCGCCAGACGCCGTTTACGCACATATTCCATTACGGTCTCTCCTGCCATGGATTGAAAGACCCGGTGGAAATGAAAGTCCGAGAGCTTCGCAACCTGCGCCAGCCGCGATAAAGACAGCTCCTCGCTTATATGGGCTTCAATGTAATCAATCGTCTGCTGAATCTGCGCCAGATAGTCCTGCTTCACTCGAATGTTTGCCTCCTTGTTCTCCGGGTGACCTCATTGTATACGAATGGA
This region of Paenibacillus sp. JDR-2 genomic DNA includes:
- a CDS encoding beta-mannosidase, whose amino-acid sequence is MSELKWQISNWTFKNTEEQEWKPAFVPGCVHTDLLKNGLISEPFAGTNEKDLQWIDKKAWEYESVFDAPGELLAHAKLELVFEMLDTYADVYLNDALILSADNMFRTWTIDAKPHVREKGNRLYIRFRSPIEEGLAKLETYGPGLPAPNDDSVIGGLEGKKVSVFSRKAPYHYGWDWGPRFVTSGLGRPVYLRGWSGARITDLYIQQDEVTAAEAKLTVQLAVESESGGEFELKLHTDNGQEWTRKVVLESGAQTVDWPLTIEQPKLWWSRGLGEPHLYAFTAALSQEQEELAQASAVTGLRCVKLIRKPDERGSSFYFEVNGIPVFAKGANHIPSDSFFSEVTDERYRHEIASAVESNFNMLRVWGGGIYEQDIFYELCDQNGLLVWQDFMFACSMYPGDEAFLGSVRAEAEDNVRRLRNHPSIALWCGNNEIDTAWSQYAENSGWGWKQLYTAEQREQIWADYEAVFHQVLPEVVAAMAPDIEYWPSSPMQRQTGNSEQHATNSSSHGDIHYWAVWHAQEPFEQYNQNIGRFMSEYGFQSFPEYKTVRAYAEEKDMALDSEVMLHHQKNGRGNFLIKDYADRYMKQPKDFPSFLYISQVLQAEAMKQAIEAHRRSMDYCMGSLYWQINDCWPVASWASMDYYGRWKAAQYLIKNSFADVLLSFDQKDDVTNFHVVSDLGQSIDAVLEWSLHELDGCLLKSGSETIAVGARSAKLVLSLSAEQLGEFNPNGTVLAGRLIQAGRELASSKHYFVYTKELALTDPEIAVEEVAGSEGTAFVLTAKRLAKQVWVQAEEEGIFTDNFFDLIPGVPVTVQFKKKAADQVLFVPSSPGKVTVQSMFNYAK
- a CDS encoding glycosyltransferase, with the protein product MGVLITALLVCASAMGFVLFRRNTVPVSSEGPFQERKLSVIIPARNEEGNLPFLLGSLKTQSYKPFEIIVVDDHSEDRTKAIAESYGVKVVSNPELPSGWTGKNWAVWNGYLQAEGDLILFLDADVRLAPDAVRSLLAVREKEGGVISVVPFHVAEKFYERLALIPNLLGLFAFTSPMERTNPDKGLYGSFILATREDYEQAKGHESVKGEVLDDLNLGARFIQAGVKVKNFIGRGVVSFRMYPGGIKSEIQGFSKGAVLSTSKLHIRTTLLVAVWLIGLIAAEAAPFVIGTSALVPLAVGYVVYTLQIYYFVHYTGRFGIWLPAIHLLSTVFFLYIMLYSLYQVVFLRKVAWKGRSIEVGGRGNP
- a CDS encoding glycerol-3-phosphate acyltransferase; translation: MIIGWTALAFLAGSLMFSYWIGRIKKLNLKTYGDGNPGAINLWKAAGYGYGLAGIVLDFAKGYLPMALMQHGDSVTGFGIIFPAAAAILGHIFSPFTGWRGGKAIAVTFGVWSGLTGFAASLAYAVILAMLLLVSRRLSKGRPISSETDAFHVVLGMLLLSIYLVLDNYSWPYVLLGLINFLLLAYSHRKELIGVKDTN
- a CDS encoding WD40/YVTN/BNR-like repeat-containing protein, whose amino-acid sequence is MKKISTLVLLVTLSLTLLMAGCSKADNSANTPSSNNPTNQTSNSNNTDTGSTNTSTNAPSTEPEDTSSQQPGNNGGSTSENPTPISTNEQTAQIGNVTALRLADSKAGWVAGNGQIARTDDGGAHWRLQYSGSKPINQIFALSSNKVWATIGDSNAKSLILIQSTNGGKSWTKAGTVPNHGFLHFTNDKTAFSGNAMTKDGGKTWTELQTPGKEIGEVYFHDVNNGWAVQVVNGRLLFMHTGNGGKTWNTVMTRKTEAAPNDVIIRSTAANDAWIELIGDSGMSQTSYSLFHTADGGKTWLPAIVKNGAGSGPAPGFTMDDASVPKGMTSSAPGTLYVVNPQTAIMGGQCSACDKPNTIMKTTDGGKHWTIGKSEFTGYGTQFIGASDASHIWFITTDATNAAVLNTSSDGGKTWHKAFTFKKPQAQK